The Lolium rigidum isolate FL_2022 chromosome 1, APGP_CSIRO_Lrig_0.1, whole genome shotgun sequence region TGTTATAACGGATTCACCCCTTATCtattgtgtgatgttactacataGATTAATACATGTCCTTTAATGCATAATGTTTTTATTTGCATATTTTTCCACTGCATATGTAAATAATTTTATAGATCTTGGTAGAGTCTTCTATAGTGTATTAATGTAAACAAAAAATTGATGGAGATTTTTAGAGTACAAAAAATCATAATTCCTTGGATGAAGTGCCAGCAATATGCTTTCCAGCAATTTGAAGTTTTCTCTAGAGTATATTAATGGTAATTAAATCATAATTCTATGTATGAAGTGCCAGCAATATGTTCTCCTCGGAATCCTCTTTTTGTACTGTTCACATTTTCCTATGCTGCTTCTCCCAGCGAAAAATAGTCGTCGAAGGATTGATGTTTTCTCCGGTTTCCTCTAAAAAAAACATCATACGATCCTACTTCCCGCAAAAGAGTGACGCAAGGATTAATGTTTTCTCCAATTCACGGCCTCCTCATAAACGGGCTGCCGAGTGCCGAGCCAGGCTAGGCCCGTTTAGGCCAGTAAAATCTCAGTCCTAGTAGGCTCAGAGTGAACTCCTCCGCTCGACGGAGCCGCCGCCACTTCCATTTTCCGTCCCGACGAAACTCTCGCCGGCAGGATAGAAGGAAGATGCCGCTTTCAACTCGTATCAGGTATACGCGCAGATCAAGCCTCACCCATCGCTACATTCCGCCTCCACCGTCCTTCACCTGACCCCCTCTGCCCTCTCCTCCGTCTGCGCATGTGTAGGTACTCCTTTTCTCCCCGCGACGGCGGGACGACGGCCGAGACCCTCACCGATGACCTCCTGCTCGAAATCATTTCGCGCGTTCCCTCCAGGCATCGCTGGCGCTGCAAGTGCGTGTGAAAACACTGGCTGGGCCTCGCCCGCAAACTCCCCCAGTCCCTGGCCGGCTTCTTCTGCACCGGCACCAGCAAGAAGCGCTTCCAGGAGTTCGCTCTCCACTTCTTCAACTTCTCGGGGACCCGAGGCTGGCCCTCCTTGGACTTCCTGCCCCAGCTGCCAATCCATCTCCTCGATTGCTGCAACGGTCTCCTCCTCTGCCGCTGCTATGGCGCCTCCGCCCAGGCCAACGATGGGTTTCAGTATGTCGTCTGCAACCCTGCCACGGAAGAGTGGATCGCGCTGCCGGACGATcccggccacacccaggccggtgATGACGTGGGGGCCATGGTGCGTCTGGGTTTCAATCCGGCCGTGTCTTCCCACTTCCATGTGTTTGTGTTGCTGATGGATGACAGCTTCATCTCCGGAGTGGATGTGTATTCTTCAGAGACTGGGAGATGGGTTCATAAGGAGAAGGGGTGGAACGGAGATGTTGCACTTGCTAATCCTCAGAAGGCAACTGTCTTCCTCAAAGGTTGTCTGCATTTTCAGACTTTCATCGGTCCTGGCTGGGATTTGGTGCCTTGTCTAGCTGCGGTGGACACCGACGGGGAGGCATGGGCCAACTTTGCTCCTCCTAATCCTAGTGATATAGATGATGGCTTTATTCAGCACTCGCAGGGCCGCCTGCATTATGCCAGTTTTGCTGATGAAGTCAAAGATGACCGGCTAGTAGTTTATGTTCTCGAGGACTATGGCAGTAAAGAATGGGTGTTGAAGCATACAGTTAAAATTTCGGACATGTTTGGTAGCGAGAGGTGTGTCAATGACTATAACGTGGCCTTTGATTGGATTGCTATTCATCCAGAATGTAACGTCATCTTCTTCACCGTGGGGTTCGATACACCATTCATGTGTTACAATATGGATAGTGAGCGAACCAGAATGCTCTGCACTCTTGAAAATGGCCACTCATCATATCTGCCATATGTGCCGATGTACTCGGAGTTGCAATCTTTGCACATGTGACATACACCAATATAGGACTGCTGGTGCCTTTAATATGAGGTTTTGCTTCCGAAGGAGTCAATTGTCTGTGCTATGGTGCAGCGGGCTCACCGTATCTGCTTGATTTTGGTTATGCTCCTTTCTAGCTGGGAGTACTCTAATGTCTGCATGTTTCATGTTTGGAGCAATGGTGGTTTAGTATGCAGGCAACTTGGCTTCTCTCTCACGCATTTGTGTTACTTAAATCTCCACTGATTGGTTCTACTCCACACTGCTACCTCCACATGTTCAGCTAATTCTTTGTGGTGTTTGAGCGAAGGTACGATGACCATTTTGTACAAGATATTCATGTTTCGAATAGAAAATGTTGTTAGCAGAACATCATCAAGCTTGCTCAGATAATAATATTCCGTTCTTTTGTTAGAAACTTCTTTATCCGAACACATTGTTGCCCCAGAAGGCTGGGAAGACATCCTCTTTGCTTGTTGTTTTGTTCAGTTAGGTTCAAAGAGTTTGACACAAGTGATGCTGGGCattttccatgctacttttacttTTACTTATACAATACCTGTAATTTACTATAATAGTTTGTTTACAAACGTTTGCACAATCAAGCCGCACAAGAACTCTACTAGTCTGATGCATCCCACTAGATGCATTCCACTGGTACCTGTAATGTACCGCAGTTTGCAGATCTTCAATGATATTTCAGTTTCATACGCATTGTCGTCGTACCCTTTGGCTTCCGGTCAATGGGTCGCCCTCATTTGGGACTTGTCAAGTCCAACTTCTGGATGGGCGATAACATGCTTCTGCATCGGAAGAACAATGAACGTATATAGTAGCCTGGACTGCCATATATATGATTACTCGTGCGTACATGCGTGCTACTTTCCTCTTTCCACATTTTATAAATGCAGATGCCACGTTCCATTGCTGAATGCAGATTTTCTGTAATGTTGCTTCGTTTTAaccttaatttttttttaaaaaatcctcAGAAGTCACAAGTACAAAGGCGTGTAGAAATCTAACATCAAGCTGAGTACCAACTTCTTATATGGCTGTGCAACAATGGATtatgtttttaaaatatttagtcTTTTCTTGAAAAAATCAAGTCAAAGCTTAGAAGTAGTATTATTTGTGTTTGGTAGATATAGTAAGTAGGAAGAAAACCATTTTGAATCACGTAAATGGGCAGCTGTGATGCGCTAGAAAGGTGTGTGGTACATACTGTCGAACATTAGCTTAATGTTTGCTCCCTAAACAAAAGAGGTCTGCTGCCAGTTTTCAAACCAAAATCACTTGACTAATGATGTAGTAGGTTGCATTTCCCTTTCAGTGGGAGAAAATCGACAAAACTATTAGTCTTAGATTA contains the following coding sequences:
- the LOC124664029 gene encoding uncharacterized protein LOC124664029; protein product: MPLSTRIRYSFSPRDGGTTAETLTDDLLLEIISRSLAGFFCTGTSKKRFQEFALHFFNFSGTRGWPSLDFLPQLPIHLLDCCNGLLLCRCYGASAQANDGFQYVVCNPATEEWIALPDDPGHTQAGDDVGAMVRLGFNPAVSSHFHVFVLLMDDSFISGVDVYSSETGRWVHKEKGWNGDVALANPQKATVFLKGYDGFIQHSQGRLHYASFADEVKDDRLVVYVLEDYGSKEWVLKHTVKISDMFGSERCVNDYNVAFDWIAIHPECNVIFFTVGFDTPFMCYNMDSERTRMLCTLENGHSSYLPYVPMYSELQSLHM